A stretch of the Uranotaenia lowii strain MFRU-FL chromosome 3, ASM2978415v1, whole genome shotgun sequence genome encodes the following:
- the LOC129752996 gene encoding uncharacterized protein LOC129752996 — translation MANTKDKKQCGECQLFINDLEPIGCGFCGNFFHISQQCCGFNIRLNRELFTQGKVIFICTQCRNELNGRSIRRYIDDNSISDGNSVPITALDKLTQQLDSLSKKVDDMAQKQYPPITASSFPPLKGTPRTYPSPNIKRRQGNDGLSLVSSTMTGTKAVDLSDLSVSFIVPPPATPKFWLYLAGLQPQITDEDVDKIISRCLNPSTPVEMKRLLPKGVDGSTRRYVSFKIGLDPMYKDAALNPMTWPTGLLFREFVDQPKNYNRQPLTPAPMVQRFQPMEATTPTVSGPGRSTTAPAALM, via the coding sequence ATGGCCAATACGAAGGATAAGAAGCAGTGTGGAGAGTGTCAATTGTTCATTAATGATCTTGAGCCTATCGGTTGTGGTTTTTGTGGCAATTTTTTCCACATCAGCCAGCAGTGTTGTGGATTCAACATCCGCCTTAATAGGGAGCTGTTCACCCAGGGTAAGGTCATTTTTATATGCACCCAATGTCGTAACGAGCTCAACGGACGAAGTATCCGCCGTTATATAGACGATAACTCGATCTCGGATGGAAATTCCGTCCCAATAACCGCGCTTGACAAGCTTACTCAACAGCTCGACTCACTATCTAAAAAAGTCGATGATATGGCTCAGAAGCAATATCCTCCGATAACAGCTTCCTCGTTTCCCCCTTTGAAAGGGACACCGCGAACGTATCCGTCTCCGAACATTAAACGTCGCCAAGGTAATGATGGACTATCTCTTGTGTCTTCCACAATGACCGGGACTAAGGCTGTCGATCTTAGCGATCTATCAGTCTCGTTTATTGTACCTCCTCCCGCAACACCTAAGTTCTGGTTGTACCTAGCTGGTCTCCAGCCGCAGATCACGGACGAAGATGTTGACAAAATAATATCCCGCTGCTTGAATCCTTCTACACCAGTTGAAATGAAACGACTGCTACCGAAAGGAGTTGATGGGTCCACTCGTAGATATGTGTCTTTCAAAATTGGATTGGATCCTATGTACAAAGATGCTGCATTGAACCCCATGACGTGGCCTACAGGGTTGCTCTTTCGGGAATTTGTGGATCAGCCAAAAAACTACAACCGGCAGCCTTTGACTCCTGCCCCAATGGTTCAACGTTTTCAACCTATGGAAGCTACTACCCCGACCGTATCCGGCCCTGGTCGATCCACAACCGCACCAGCGGCCCTGATGTAG